The Brassica napus cultivar Da-Ae chromosome C7, Da-Ae, whole genome shotgun sequence genomic interval CGTTGACGCTGCCGCAGCTTCCGGCGGTTAGAATtataaaaggaaaacaaataaTCAAAGGCATCATCTTTCTAACTGTTGCCGCCGGATTTATAAGAAACACCCGCTTCCTCCAATTTCTGTGTCGCTAGATTTTATAACGTCATCAAAGTATTTGAATTTCCAGCCGCAGTGCGTTTAGCATCAATCGGCAGTTGTTTTAACTTTCgtttctgttttttcttttttttttcgttgcTGTATTTTTTTGAATGCTGCCGTTGGAAACAGCGGTGATGAAACGAACAGAccttatgtttattttaaaaaaattgtaaacataGTATATACTATGTTAGTATGTCATATTTTGAGCTTGTTTGATGATATTTACTCTGCGGGCCCGGGTTTGTCCTTTAACTATTTTTCCACTTGTTCTTGGTTTTGCATGATACGATGAAATCCCAGTGATAGTGATTAGAGGTGGTACCCTCACTAAAAAGAGTCTTGGTTGTGGATAATGACAATTTCGAATTTTCGATATGGAAAACTGAGTTGTGATTACACCATTTTAAAAAGGTGAATGTATGGACGATTTCTATGAAACAAAGGCTTCAAAGATTGAAGACTAATGGTTTGCGCTAGGGGTTGTTTATGGTACCTACCTTCATTACTCAAAGCAAACAAGAGGAAAGAAAACCTCGGCTTTGAATTGTGGAAGAACATTGTTTCTCAATATGGCCGAATAATAATGTACTCTTTTCTATAAGCTAATCTCTCAGGGAAAAAAAAGACTTTTGCCACTTCCAAGCAACTTCAAGACTTTCTTGAAGGTTAGTGAAACGAGCAGACCAATCAAGATCTCTCAGAATCTTTGTGAATCACTGTAAACCTCTGCATAATATCCAGGTCGTCCAGGCAAGAAATCTACTTTGATATTTACTCCTGTTGCTTTCTTACCAGCTTCCACGAACTCCTTCACCGTCTTCCTTTTCCTGTACCTACATTGAAGATTCCGACATTTCTAGGCTTAGCTTTCTCTAGAGCCGTCACGTGAGCATCTATGAGGTCAGTAACGTCTATATAGTCACGAACACAGGTTCCATCTCCTGTCTTGTAGTCTGTTCCTTTGACCTACTCATAAATAAACCCGGTTTGAGTCCATAAGAGTTGAGTAAAGAATGATATTTGAGAAGAAGTGTTGGTTGATGAAATCATCTTAGAAACAGAGACTCTTAAGGCTTCAAGAAAAACAGAACACTGACCTTAGGATCATGACCGAAATTTAGGATCATATCTTCAGTCATCTTCTTAGCTTACCCGTAAGGTTAATAGGGACCTAAGAATCAATAACTGATAAATCTGAAGAGACATGATCATGCGAAAGAGATGGTTTGTGAGGCGATTGGAGTATCTGTGGAGTAACTTCAGTAATGCGCATCTTGTCAGGCTCTTCATTAGTGGGACACGTGCTTGTCTATATCAACTTCTTAACTTTAAGTCAGCCACAGCTTCAAGAACTACTAATGTGTTTGATGTAATGTTGTGGTAATAACTACAGAATGAAAATGGAATTTTTTGAATCAGTAACTTTACAAGAGATTAGCCAAAAAGAACTCCAATCTTGCAAAGATGCTACCAAAAATAGTAGGGTCGAGATTGTACTTAAGAGGATCTAGGGTGCTCTCTGCAGCAAAATGCATAACAGCATCAAATGCGTTTTCTGTGAAGATTTTATAATGTATCggttaagaaaacaaaacccATACTTCATACAGCTTTTGCATCTCCTAAGTTAGCATAAGTGAATTGAAGCATCTGGGAACAACCCATGTTAAACCTCGATAGCGCCAAGATTCCCACGAGAAAGATTGTCCTGTATATGAGACAAAAAGACTAGTGTTAAAGACCAAACATTAACGGATAGCCAAATAGCATCAAAGAAAGAAGTATAATCCTTTCCGCACCAATACGCTATTCATGTTGTTCCACGACACTAAAACAAATAACGAGTGTTTGAGGtaaacataaaactaaaatacTAGGGTACgcgttcggatacccgttcgggttcggatagggtatttcggtatagggATAAAGAactgttcgggtatttctgtacttcggatcgggttcgggtatttttagttcgggttcggttattttgaatcgggttcggatatttagatttcaaaagaaaaaaaaattaaaattttcaatttttaagtttcttgtattttaaaatatagatttcacttaactgattttttatAGATTGAATGATTAATAGCTTTggagataatatttcaaaaacaaatagatattaatttgggtattgtttttaaactttgaatgtaatttttgttaatacatgaaacaaaaagtttaacatgcattttaaatgaatatcaaatcattttctccataattatatatacttatgaTCTTAAAGTACGtgtaacatcaatataaatattttaaaaaaaatgagagatgtaaactagaaatataagggtaaatatatatatgttcggttatcttcggatatccattcggattcggatattacCCATTCGGGTTTAGATATCCAAAATCTCATAActtaatacccgttcgggtaatttgctacttcggttcggatttcggttcgggtttttcgggtgCGGCTTCGGGTATCGGGTAAAGTGTCCACCCTTGTAAAATACAATAGCCCTGTTCGTTAGTTGATCGCAGCAATTAACATGAGCGGCTGGAAGttgttcatcatttttttgctTAACTTGCCGCCAGTGTTAAAACAGAGAACGCAGCGTCAATTATTCTGACGGAATCCGGTGGTATTTATGTCGCCAAATTAAATAGCGTCAGTGTTCCTCCTTTTTCTCTCTTGGCTGCGACATGAAAACAAGGATTTcttccatttttaaaatatgtttgaaTCCGATCATTGCATTAAGATAAATCTATCTGGAAACTGAAATTACATGAGATAAGTTCAGTTGAGAAAATGAaatacataacaaaaaaaaaaaatcttgtcgGAAAAATAAACTTGTTTAATGAAAATCAAGAAGAAGGGATGACGACAGTGCGCATCATGTTCTTGAACTCGAAAAAGTCAACGCGACCATCTTGGTTCCGGTCAACGGAGACGATCATCTTCTccactctctccatctctcctCCTTCAGGCAACCCAAGCTTCTTCAAAACCGCCTGCAACTCCCTAGCGGAGATAAACCCGTCGCCATTCTCGTCGAACACCTTAAACGCCTCCGCGAGATCCGCCTCCTCTGCGGACTCCGGCGAAGACTCATCGCAATCTCCTGCTCCGCCGAAGAAGGACTCGTCGAGGGTCTTGTGGAGGGAGGAGAAGTCGTTGAAGTCGAGACCAGTGTTTCCAGGCTGAATGTAGGACTCCACCGTGGATTTGAGGTCGGAGAGATCGGCGTCGAGACCGAGACGGGAGAGAGCTTGGTTTAGCTCATCGAGGGTGATGAAACCGTCGCCGTTTTTGTCGAATAAGTCGAAAATGCGTTGGAGACGAAGAGCGTTTAGGCTTGGGCTTCGAAGCCTGAAGGATGGCGATTGTCTCTCGACTCTTTTGTTCTCTCCGTTGCTCTCCATTATCTTCTTCCCCGCTGTGAAAAATGAACTTAGTGATTAGAGTCTAATTATAGAAAAGTTATCAAGGGAAGAAGTCCGTTTTTGCCGGCGTTGAATTTGTCTGCCCCACCATGTACGAACTCGACCATTCAAACCCATTAGGGAAGAGACATTAAAGAAGATTTTACATGATGGGCTGGTTTTAGGTGTCTAATTAATTAAGAGGAATATTATATAACGGAAATTGCTTAGGGCAGCCGCATTAGAGGTTCAATAGGGGTTCACACgcttcccaaaaaaaaattattaaaatatgctACAGTCACGACTTTGTCTCGCCACGCCCCTTCTGTATGAACCCGGATCGTTACTGTTCAGCGGGCCCCAcgccacgtggcggcccgctattggtcaattattattttttttttaaaaaaaaaaataaacgaaaaaataaaagaaaaaataataaaaaatttaaataatgaacCCGGGGTTCATTAATGCGGCTGCTCTTTACATTACGTAACTGTCGTTGGCTTTTTCAATGGGAAACAGACAAGTCACATCGTAGTCGTTACCAAAATTAATTGGAAATGTTTCCATTTGCCAACTAGTCTCATGGGGTTGTTTTAGATATCAGAAGCTTCCGAGTTTTTGACCCGTCCACATGAAGCCAGGCCGGGTCGAGAGAACCATGAAGCCTAGTCCAGATTTAGTTCGTTAAAGCCCATTTACAAATATCATTtcttccagttttttttttttttgcaattctCTCCGCAATCAAAGATTATAAAACGATTTAGAAATCCAAATATGTTTAGAAACCCTTTCATTTTGAAAAACGCTTTTTAACGTATTACACAAACTTGAAAAGTAGATCTGAAGCGCGCCGGGGGGGTTTAGCGACGGTTGCTCGACGGGAATCTCGTCGTCTTTGACGGAGGAGATGTTTCGGCTGTAGCAGAGACCCATGGCCGTCGGATTGACTGCTCGGTCAGAGTCAAAGAATCGGACGGGAGAAGGCGAAGGTAAACACATGACCACTTGTCTTTAGCGTGAAGATTTCCCCCGGCTTGTCTAAGCTCTGGTGGTCTCTACCGCTGGAGGGAGGACGCTGTCGCAAGAGGAGTGGGTGTGGTGGGCCTGTCGTATGGTCAGTTGTGATCCGGTTCCCGGGAAACAGAGGCTTGCACAGATCTGTCGACGCCGGTTTTATCTCCGAGGGGTGGAGGCTTCGACAGCTCCGCCGTTGTCGGTCAAGTTTCCGGGATGTGAAGGTATTTTCTTCCTTACGTCGCCGGCTGTGGTGGTCTGTTACTTTGGACTTTGGTTCCTTTATGTGTGTGAGCTGTATGTGTGTGAGCTGTTTGGCTCGAGGTTAAGTGGGTATAATTGGATCTTGGATATCAATTGGATGAGGAATCGTTGACATTGGTATACTCTCTCCGAGTAGAAGAAGGAAAAGCTTCGATGATAGCTGTGATTCTAGTCGGGAGCTCTGCATGTTTTGAGTTCCGGCGAAGTTAAGGGCAAAAGTGTGGTGTTTCTCCGCCGCCTGTCCAAAGTGTTTGGTGGTGCAAAGTCGGAGATGATCTCGCGTGGTCGATGAACTCTCCGGCGTGAAGACTTGGCTGCGGAGAACATCTACAGAGGTGTGGAGGCTCTGCAGGTTAGGAGCTCCGCCGAAAAATGGTGTCGGTGGCCGTCTCGGTTCGGCGCGACTAGGGCGATCTGCCCGCGTTAGTATATTGGGCCGGTTGGGCCGTGCTTTCCCTTTTGGCTTCGGCCTGTTCGTTGTAATTGCCCGGTTTGTATTATGGGCTTTTGTTTCAGTACGCTTGCACTTGGGCTTCGGCCATGGGCTTGGCCCGtttcctttttaataaaattatcgacggaaaaaaaaaagaaaccctTTCATTTGGGTGTTTCAACGTCATCTATCTTTTGTTTCATTGTAGTGGTCTTTGTTAATTTTTCCGGCCTTAAGTTTCTTTCCGGTTGTACTCGTCTAAGCTCGCCATGACTTTATATTAGATGGTtgcacaaaaataaaaagaaatccaaatatgttttagaatcttaacaaaaccataaaaactaaaatcaaaacaagaGAGTGGTGAAGCTTAAATTCTTAAATAACACTAACCTAATTACACTATCTTCTTAATGATGCCTTGAGCTAGACTCATACAAAGAAACCACCATGTCATAAATCTGCGTGAAGCTTGGTTGCTTCAACGGTgatccgtcagtacacataagTCCAAGTGCAATCGCTTCCTTAACTTTCTCCAACGTTCTCTCTTCAATCTTCATCTTCTCATCAACCACCCTCTCTACATTATCCGGACAATGAACTCTTATATACTCAAGATACCTCGTTGCTGAATCTTCTTGTTCCTCATTAGGTTTTAGATTTGTAatcatctccaaaagaaacaacccaaagttgaatatatctgtaaatgaaaacaacaacacacttagattttaaattttaacaaaattcatgttttcaagaagaacaagaaaagaTCCCTTACTTGTTGATGAACTGTTTCCATCTCCAATCTTGAATTGAGAAATCAATGGTTCTTGATCATCATCAGATAACAAAACACTGCTTGTGTTTAGATCAAATGTAATCTCAGGCCATTGTTCCCATAGATAACAAACACCTTCTACAACTCCCATAACAACTCTTAACCTCCTTCTCCATGAAGAAGCCAACGAAGAACTTAGCCAAGTCTCAACGTTTTCTCCATTAGTCCACTCAGTAACCAAAGCTCTCAAGTTTCTGCTATTACACCAACCCAAAACCTTAACCAAATTCTTATGTCTTAGCTTCAAAACCGCCTCGCATTCCTCTTCGAACTCACGCCTCTTCTCTTTCGAAACCTTCTCTGTATACACCTCGATCTTTGCCTCTCTCCCGTCTCTCAACGTTCCTCTGTAGATATCCACTCCATTCCCCTTGCTCACGAGTCTCTGATCCGAAAACTCATCCGTAGCTGCATCGAGCATCGCGGATGTGAGCTTGTGGCTTCTCCTGCACGTTCTTCGTAAGTAATCAGGTCTTTTAAGACATAACCATCCCAAGCAACAACAGAGAAGGATCACCACTATGGGAAACACAATCAACAAGACCAAGACTCTCATCTTGTTACGCTTCACATCTGGAAGTAAACCGGAGTGTATGAAACTCGAGGCGTTAAACCGGTTAAAGAACTCGGAATCCGAGATCTTTTCCTCCAAAAATCGGTTATAAGAGAGGTTCAAATGGGTCAAGCTCGTTAACCGGGAGAGACTCTGAACCGGAACAGAACCGGATAACTGGTTGTAACTCAGGTCAAGGGTTCGAATCTGAGCACAAGACAGGACATTCGTAGGAAACTCACTCTTGAGAGAGTTATTCACGAGCTGGATCTCGACGACGGTGAGAGGACAGTACTTCCAGAAGAAGTTGAAAGAGAGGTAGAGCGCGGCGGTTTTAGGACGGCCGTGGATTCTGATCTTGGGGAAGGAGTCGATGCAGTTAGGGTTTTTGGACTCGTTGCAGAGATGGCCTGGGACGATCGTGGAGCGGAAGATCTCAGTGATGTTcatcggagaagaagaagaagtgttgttGCAGTAACGGAGCAGAGGATTATGGAGGCAGTTTgtggtgatggtggtggtgaAGTCGGGAGGTGGAGTGAGGGTGGCGAGATCTTCGAGTACTGTGGCTGAGAGAACAGAGAGAGGAAGAAAGTTTGAGAGGGaagtgaggaagaagatgaagagagaaGACGCCATTGCGGAGTTTTGCGGTTACGTGAGAGAGAAGGCAAGAGAggttgtttgtgtgtgtgtgtatatgaGGTGTTGTTGGCGGTTATTTTGAAAAAGAGTGGGAAGCCCATTTACTTCCTTGTGATCGTGTGCTTGGAAGCTGTAATGTTTGTTCGAATATTgttttaaacaaaaagaaagattat includes:
- the LOC106421213 gene encoding calcium-binding protein CML42 — translated: MESNGENKRVERQSPSFRLRSPSLNALRLQRIFDLFDKNGDGFITLDELNQALSRLGLDADLSDLKSTVESYIQPGNTGLDFNDFSSLHKTLDESFFGGAGDCDESSPESAEEADLAEAFKVFDENGDGFISARELQAVLKKLGLPEGGEMERVEKMIVSVDRNQDGRVDFFEFKNMMRTVVIPSS
- the LOC111207438 gene encoding putative leucine-rich repeat receptor-like serine/threonine-protein kinase At2g24130, whose protein sequence is MASSLFIFFLTSLSNFLPLSVLSATVLEDLATLTPPPDFTTTITTNCLHNPLLRYCNNTSSSSPMNITEIFRSTIVPGHLCNESKNPNCIDSFPKIRIHGRPKTAALYLSFNFFWKYCPLTVVEIQLVNNSLKSEFPTNVLSCAQIRTLDLSYNQLSGSVPVQSLSRLTSLTHLNLSYNRFLEEKISDSEFFNRFNASSFIHSGLLPDVKRNKMRVLVLLIVFPIVVILLCCCLGWLCLKRPDYLRRTCRRSHKLTSAMLDAATDEFSDQRLVSKGNGVDIYRGTLRDGREAKIEVYTEKVSKEKRREFEEECEAVLKLRHKNLVKVLGWCNSRNLRALVTEWTNGENVETWLSSSLASSWRRRLRVVMGVVEGVCYLWEQWPEITFDLNTSSVLLSDDDQEPLISQFKIGDGNSSSTSKGSFLVLLENMNFVKI